In Bacilli bacterium, a single genomic region encodes these proteins:
- a CDS encoding response regulator transcription factor, giving the protein MSIRILLVEDDEHICNTVKAFLSEAGYKVDACMDGDEAHAMFFDNAYQLVILDIMLPRMSGHELLREFRKLNNTPVLMLTALSDDENQIRAFDEEADDYVTKPFKIQLLLKRVEALLRRSGALAKEVHYRKLTLLPEEFTALYDDTELPLTFKEFEILLLLVQNKGRTLTHEALLSRVWGYDFDGDASTIHTHIKNIRSKLPENMIKTIRGVGYRLEATEK; this is encoded by the coding sequence ATGTCTATACGAATTCTGCTTGTCGAGGATGATGAGCATATCTGCAATACAGTCAAAGCCTTTTTATCCGAAGCGGGATATAAGGTAGACGCCTGCATGGACGGCGATGAGGCGCACGCCATGTTTTTTGACAATGCCTATCAGCTTGTGATTCTCGATATCATGTTACCCCGCATGAGCGGGCATGAACTTTTGCGTGAGTTTCGCAAACTGAACAATACGCCAGTTTTGATGTTGACCGCACTTTCCGATGACGAAAACCAAATCAGAGCGTTTGATGAGGAAGCGGACGACTATGTGACAAAGCCGTTTAAAATTCAGTTGCTGCTGAAACGTGTTGAAGCCCTGCTTCGGCGAAGCGGCGCGCTGGCAAAAGAAGTCCACTATCGGAAATTAACGCTTCTCCCGGAAGAATTCACAGCACTTTATGACGATACAGAGTTGCCCTTGACCTTCAAGGAATTCGAGATACTTTTGCTGTTGGTGCAAAATAAGGGCAGGACACTAACCCACGAAGCCTTACTGTCCCGTGTGTGGGGATACGATTTTGATGGTGACGCAAGCACCATTCACACCCATATCAAAAATATCAGGTCGAAGCTGCCTGAGAATATGATCAAGACGATTCGCGGCGTAGGCTACCGATTGGAGGCAACCGAGAAATGA
- the rlmD gene encoding 23S rRNA (uracil(1939)-C(5))-methyltransferase RlmD: protein MPNQPRPRRKLAAKPIIVAETSNAEQIKTGDIIVATIKRIGINGEGVGYYRKKAVFIPGALPDEVVKAKVVKVEKTFIRASLVVIEKRSPYRIKPANPNCEIGGCSQLQHMHYEGQLKAKEELVKEAFFRYTGLDKLPLRPIIGMENPWHYRTKAQLQAGFINGKTVLGLYRPGTHEIVEMEECPIQHPAINRIAVAVRRILQELNMPVYDERTKRGDLRTVVIRTTLAGKGESQLTFITKKEKLPAAEKLIARVRSALPEVVTIAHNVNATDTPLVFGEKTTILWGKETIEERLRNLRFSLSPRAFFQLNPKQAEMLYDKVKEAAALTGRETVVDAYCGTGAIALWLASEAREVRGIEAIDEAVEDARRNADTNGMKNAHFYAGKAEELLPQWSKQGFRPDVIVADPPRSGCAPELLQAIAQIRPKRFVYVSCNPSTLAKDCAVLLAKGFKLQWVQPVDMFPHTAHVESVVLMVRMK, encoded by the coding sequence ATGCCCAATCAACCGAGACCTCGTCGCAAATTGGCGGCAAAACCAATCATCGTGGCGGAAACAAGCAACGCCGAACAAATAAAAACCGGCGACATCATTGTGGCAACAATCAAACGCATCGGCATTAACGGGGAAGGCGTCGGATATTACCGCAAAAAGGCGGTGTTTATCCCCGGCGCTTTGCCTGATGAAGTCGTAAAAGCCAAAGTTGTGAAAGTGGAAAAAACGTTTATTCGCGCATCTTTGGTTGTTATCGAAAAAAGGTCACCATACCGCATCAAACCCGCCAACCCGAATTGCGAAATCGGCGGCTGCAGCCAATTGCAGCATATGCATTATGAAGGGCAGCTAAAAGCGAAGGAAGAGTTGGTTAAAGAAGCCTTCTTTCGTTATACCGGATTGGACAAACTCCCGCTTCGCCCTATTATCGGCATGGAAAACCCTTGGCATTATCGCACGAAAGCTCAGCTGCAAGCAGGCTTTATCAATGGCAAAACCGTACTTGGGCTATACCGCCCGGGAACGCATGAAATTGTGGAGATGGAGGAATGCCCCATCCAACATCCGGCAATCAACCGGATAGCGGTTGCCGTCAGACGGATTTTGCAGGAACTGAATATGCCTGTTTATGATGAGCGGACCAAACGCGGCGACCTGCGCACTGTCGTAATCCGAACGACCCTTGCCGGCAAGGGGGAGTCGCAGCTTACTTTTATCACAAAAAAAGAGAAACTGCCTGCTGCGGAAAAACTAATCGCGCGTGTTCGGAGCGCCCTTCCCGAGGTTGTAACCATTGCGCATAATGTGAATGCGACCGATACGCCGCTGGTGTTTGGCGAAAAGACAACGATTCTTTGGGGTAAAGAGACGATTGAGGAACGGCTGCGGAACCTGCGTTTTTCCTTGTCGCCGCGCGCCTTTTTCCAATTGAACCCGAAGCAGGCTGAGATGCTGTACGACAAAGTCAAAGAAGCCGCGGCTCTAACCGGTCGGGAAACCGTTGTTGATGCTTACTGCGGCACCGGAGCAATCGCGTTATGGCTTGCTTCCGAAGCGCGGGAAGTGAGAGGCATCGAAGCCATTGACGAGGCAGTGGAAGACGCCCGCCGCAACGCCGACACAAACGGCATGAAGAACGCGCACTTCTACGCGGGAAAAGCGGAAGAATTACTGCCGCAATGGAGCAAGCAAGGTTTTCGCCCCGATGTGATCGTTGCTGATCCGCCCCGCTCCGGCTGTGCACCGGAATTACTGCAGGCAATCGCACAAATCCGCCCGAAACGGTTTGTCTATGTCTCCTGCAATCCATCCACGCTGGCCAAGGATTGCGCTGTACTGCTCGCAAAAGGCTTCAAGCTCCAATGGGTGCAGCCTGTGGATATGTTCCCGCACACGGCGCATGTGGAGTCGGTAGTATTGATGGTTCGAATGAAGTGA